The proteins below come from a single Aspergillus oryzae RIB40 DNA, chromosome 5 genomic window:
- a CDS encoding putative C6 transcription factor (predicted protein), with protein sequence MSETVRKRSRIACVSCQSRKRKCTGDQPCSTCCQFGIDCHYDLLSRKKKDARSFRPQQSIPPIASTTSRNEPIPKSHREGTTGDSPDMPVNSLEANSGAAFVRRLGLKIDPANAPRLDLFAWNVGARHPTPSSMPPSSMPRAVSVVDIISLEEMKLLAATFFEKVDPCYGFIDRDHLFRQLGRRWLPPSSETALPYGPYDAVLCGVAAFGYLFSRRQAPQTELQLAEAARLILDQHMLSETPSSVDIVTGWVLRVAYLRTTAAPDAAWMASCSLMHLIEATGLHLEPSSDTVLGQSAEPCDPEIRRRLFAMARHLNVWISFELGRSRVVLYGATSLPPTPRSTGEIFNLLPVSESLDPNKAQGSLDLESALENVLDVVHPLASHTLAQCNLMLCIYRRLRGLDSVISGALLDRVLELAKKGLKASRDMIALISPWHQTANVPFQIVCTLLAIDSRASLALLGDAMQTLREVALAYDTDVMREAYSTAYLLILLHQRRKEDDTRTLRGVLRANSAASAPPAEITEPAIESTHSLADYPGFSWLSDLVIDMPGLQNFDLESFMATDNSWPLPEPGM encoded by the coding sequence ATGAGTGAGACGGTGAGAAAACGCTCCAGGATCGCTTGCGTCTCCTGCCAATCACGCAAACGTAAATGCACCGGTGACCAACCGTGTAGCACATGTTGTCAATTTGGCATCGACTGCCACTACGATCTGCTGTCTcgcaagaaaaaggacgCAAGGTCTTTTAGACCGCAGCAATCAATTCCTCCAATAGCCAGCACTACTTCCCGTAATGAACCTATCCCCAAGAGCCACCGCGAAGGGACTACAGGTGACTCCCCTGATATGCCTGTTAACTCCTTGGAAGCCAATTCGGGAGCAGCATTTGTGCGGAGGTTGGGACTCAAGATCGATCCAGCCAATGCCCCGAGGCTAGACCTGTTCGCCTGGAACGTGGGCGCTCGTCATCCGACTCCTTCTTCGATGCCCCCATCGTCAATGCCCAGAGCAGTAAGCGTTGTAGacatcatttccttggaagagatgaagcTGCTAGCTGCCACGTTTTTCGAGAAGGTAGATCCATGCTATGGCTTCATCGATCGGGACCATCTGTTCCGTCAACTGGGCAGACGATGGCTCCCCCCATCGTCTGAGACTGCGTTGCCCTATGGACCGTACGACGCCGTGCTCTGCGGCGTTGCAGCATTCGGGTATCTTTTCTCACGCAGACAGGCACCCCAAACAGAACTTCAGTTGGCCGAGGCCGCCCGCCTAATCCTTGACCAGCACATGCTCTCTGAAACACCTTCATCAGTTGACATTGTCACTGGCTGGGTGCTTCGAGTGGCATACCTACGCACGACAGCTGCTCCCGATGCCGCTTGGATGGCCAGTTGTTCGCTGATGCATCTCATTGAAGCCACCGGACTTCATCTGGAACCCTCGTCGGACACGGTCCTCGGACAATCGGCAGAGCCGTGCGACCCAGAAATCCGGCGGAGGCTATTCGCCATGGCGCGCCATCTAAATGTCTGGATCTCCTTCGAGCTAGGACGTTCCCGCGTCGTCCTATACGGAGCAACATCTCTCCCGCCCACCCCAAGATCGACTGGTGAGATTTTCAACCTTCTCCCAGTATCAGAAAGTCTGGACCCAAACAAAGCGCAGGGCTCCCTGGATCTAGAGTCGGCGCTGGAGAATGTTCTGGATGTTGTTCATCCCCTTGCCTCACATACCTTGGCCCAATGTAATCTAATGCTCTGCATCTACCGGCGCTTGCGTGGTCTCGACTCCGTTATATCTGGTGCTCTTCTTGACCGGGTACTTGAGTTGGCAAAAAAGGGCCTGAAGGCTTCTCGCGACATGATCGCATTGATCAGTCCGTGGCATCAGACCGCCAATGTACCCTTCCAGATCGTCTGTACATTACTAGCGATCGACAGCCGCGCTTCATTAGCATTACTTGGCGATGCGATGCAGACACTCCGCGAAGTTGCCTTAGCGTATGATACAGATGTCATGAGGGAGGCCTACAGTACGGCATACCTGCTGATCCTGTTGCATCAGCGACGAAAGGAAGATGATACAAGAACTCTTCGAGGTGTTTTGCGTGCCAACTCCGCTGCCTCGGCGCCACCGGCAGAAATCACGGAGCCCGCGATTGAGTCGACTCACTCACTCGCGGACTACCCAGGCTTCTCATGGTTGAGTGATCTGGTGATCGATATGCCGGGTCTGCAGAACTTTGATCTCGAAAGTTTCATGGCAACCGACAATTCATGGCCGCTGCCGGAGCCAGGGATGTGA
- a CDS encoding uncharacterized protein (predicted protein) yields the protein MIIFKPFLQALVATVLLTLSLGRASLRSPSYQQLIPQSPNHWEEPGCDGSGIVDPDGHCNGDGIIDNPQNPRDKEREGFRFDNPSTNCKYVTQMHIWDSFKDLEKDMNKLFTLIHKNVSFTVVGHHPIAGHYNDLLHFYVNALRRVSVLFMDHADKFQIHPQAIHGGCDSAWSVSEINFKGVMNSGDDFDIVNVWVTRWYQDQMVEIRTYIDAPRIMDALHKNELWWNGTTFRDNVHYMPGPAAHFCLVALQLGAKRPC from the exons ATGATTATATTCAAACCCTTTCTCCAAGCCTTAGTGGCCACCGTCCTACTCACACTGTCCCTGGGACGAGCGTCCCTCCGATCCCCATCATACCAGCAACTCATCCCGCAGTCACCTAACCACTGGGAAGAGCCAGGCTGCGATGGCTCCGGCATCGTCGATCCAGACGGCCACTGCAATGGTGACGGGATCATTGACAATCCCCAGAACCCCCGAGACAAGGAGCGAGAAGGATTCCGATTCGACAATCCTTCAACAAATTGTAAATACGTCACGCAAATGCATATCTGGGACTCCTTCAAAGATCTCGAGAAAGACATGAATAAGTTGTTTACCCTAATCCACAAGAATGTCAGCTTCACCGTGGTGGGCCACCATCCCATAGCCGGCCATTATAACGACCTGCTCCATTTCTATGTCAATGCGCTGCGGCGAGTGAGTGTTCTGTTCATGGACCATGCAGACAAGTTCCAGATCCATCCACAGGCTATCCATGGGGGTTGTGATAGTGCTTGGTCAGTATCAGAGATTAACTTCAAGGGCGTCATGAACTCTG GggatgattttgatattgTGAATGTGTGGGTGACGAGATGGTATCAAGACCAGATGGTCGAGATCCGGACCTATATAGATGCCCCGCGCATCATGGATGCCCTTCACAAGAACGAGCTCTGGTGGAATGGTACCACATTTCGTGACAATGTACACTACATGCCGGGACCTGCGG CGCATTTTTGCTTGGTAGCATTGCAATTG GGTGCGAAAAGACCGTGCTGA
- the cpa1 gene encoding carbamoyl-phosphate synthase (glutamine-hydrolyzing) CPA1 (multifunctional pyrimidine synthesis protein CAD (includes carbamoyl-phophate synthetase, aspartate transcarbamylase, and glutamine amidotransferase)) yields MFAARLFKAMPARASAFPSVNASIQSRFMATVRNGRVAHERATFTIRDGPIFHGKSFGARSNISGEAVFTTSLVGYPESLTDPSYRGQILVFTQPLIGNYGVPSAEKDQHGLLKYFESPHLQAAGVVVADVAEQYSHWTAVQSLGEWCAREGVPAISGVDTRAIVTYLREQGSSLARITVGEEYDADQDEAFVDPEQIHLVRQVSTKAPFHVSAADPQCHVAVIDCGVKENILRSLVSRGASITVFPYDYPIHKVAHHFDGVFISNGPGDPTHCQETAYHLRRLMETSQVPIFGICLGHQLLALAIGARTIKLKYGNRAHNIPALDMSTGRCHITSQNHGYAVDASTLPSDWKPYFVNLNDSSNEGMIHKTRPIFSTQFHPEAKGGPLDSSYLFDIYLDSVRKYKASQSAFHPTRDSLPSPLLVDLLAKERVGVQPTIGMQNVAAAAAAA; encoded by the coding sequence ATGTTCGCTGCCCGACTCTTCAAGGCAATGCCCGCCAGGGCCTCTGCCTTCCCTTCCGTGAACGCTTCTATCCAGTCTCGGTTCATGGCAACTGTGCGTAACGGTCGCGTTGCCCATGAGCGTGCCACCTTCACGATCCGAGATGGTCCTATCTTTCACGGGAAGTCGTTCGGAGCTCGCTCTAACATCTCCGGCGAGGCCGTCTTCACGACTTCCTTGGTTGGATACCCTGAGTCCTTGACTGACCCCTCCTACCGTGGTCAGATCCTGGTCTTCACCCAGCCCCTGATTGGCAACTACGGTGTTCCCTCCGCCGAGAAGGACCAGCACGGCCTTCTCAAGTACTTCGAGTCTCCTCACCTCCAGGCTGCTGGTGTTGTCGTTGCCGATGTGGCCGAGCAATACAGCCATTGGACCGCCGTCCAGAGCCTTGGCGAATGGTGTGCTCGTGAGGGTGTCCCTGCCATCTCCGGCGTCGACACCCGTGCCATTGTCACCTACCTGCGTGAGCAGGGTTCCTCTCTGGCCCGTATCACTGTTGGTGAGGAATATGACGCTGACCAGGATGAGGCTTTCGTGGACCCTGAGCAGATCCATCTCGTGCGTCAGGTTAGCACCAAGGCTCCTTTCCACGTGAGTGCCGCCGATCCTCAGTGCCACGTTGCCGTCATCGATTGCGGTGTCAAGGAGAACATTCTCCGTAGCTTGGTCAGCCGTGGAGCCAGTATCACTGTGTTCCCCTACGACTACCCCATCCACAAGGTTGCCCACCACTTCGATGGTGTCTTCATCTCCAACGGCCCTGGTGACCCCACTCACTGCCAGGAGACTGCTTACCACCTGCGCCGCTTGATGGAGACCTCCCAGGTGCCCATCTTCGGTATTTGCTTGGGACACCAGCTGTTGGCCCTTGCCATTGGTGCTCGTACCATTAAGTTGAAGTATGGTAACCGTGCTCACAACATCCCCGCTCTGGATATGAGCACTGGTCGTTGCCACATCACCAGCCAGAATCACGGTTATGCCGTTGATGCTTCGACTTTGCCCTCCGACTGGAAGCCCTACTTCGTGAACTTGAATGACTCCAGCAACGAGGGTATGATCCACAAGACCCGTCCCATCTTCAGCACTCAGTTCCACCCCGAGGCCAAGGGCGGCCCGCTCGACTCCTCCTACCTGTTCGACATCTACCTTGACAGCGTGCGCAAGTACAAGGCTAGCCAGTCGGCTTTCCACCCCACTCGGGATAGCCTGCCTAGCCCTCTCTTGGTCGATCTTCTTGCTAAGGAGCGTGTTGGCGTGCAGCCCACTATTGGCATGCAGAATGTggccgctgccgctgctgccgcctaa
- a CDS encoding putative GTP binding protein (Gtp1) (GTP-binding protein DRG2 (ODN superfamily)), which translates to MVNITEKIKEIEDEMRRTQKYHLGLLKGKLARLRAQLLEPTGGAGGGGAGFDVSKSGDARVALVGFPSVGKSTFLSKITKTKSEAAAYSFTTLTAIPGVLEYGGAEIQILDLPGIIEGAAEGKGRGRQVISAAKTSDLILMVLDATKRAEQRALLEAELDAVGIRLNKEPPNIYLKQKKAGGVKITFQTPPKYLDEKLIFNVLRDYKMLNCEVLIRDEYATIDDFIDVIMKDHRKYIRCLYVYNKIDSISLDFLNQLAREPHTAVMSCELDLGVQEVVERIWKELRLIRIYTKRKGEEPDFSEALIVRSNSTIEDVCDNVHRTLKESFKYALVWGASARHIPQRVGLAHIVADEDVVSIVAK; encoded by the exons ATGGTGAACAtcacggagaagatcaaaga GATTGAAGATGAGATGCGCAGGACGCAGA AATACCATCTGGGTCTGCTGAAGGG AAAGCTCGCCCGATTAAGAGCCCAACTCCTGGAGCCGACAGGCGGTgccggcggcggcggcgcagGTTTCGATGTCAGCAAGAGCGGTGATGCCCGTGTTGCCCTTGTCGGTTTCCCCTCCGTCGGTAAATCGACGTTCCTGAGCAAGATCacgaagacgaagagtgAGGCTGCGGCGTACTCTTTCACCACGTTGACTGCTATTCCGGGTGTGTTGGAATACGGGGGCGCGGAGATCCAGATTTTGGATCTTCCTGGTATTATTGAAGGTGCTGCTGAGGGCAAGGGAAGAGGTCGCCAGGTTATCTCAGCTGCTAAG ACTAGTGATTTGATTCTCATGGTTCTCGATGCCACTAAGCGAGCAGAGCAGCGGGCACTTCTAGAGGCGGAATTGGATGCCGTTGGTATTCGTCTTAACAAGGAGCCTCC AAACATCTACctcaaacaaaagaaagcaggCGGAGTGAAGATCACCTTCCAGACTCCCCCGAAATACCTCGACGAGaagctcatcttcaacgtccTCCGTGATTACAAGATGCTGAACTGTGAAGTTCTGATCCGAGATGAATACG CAACGATCGACGACTTCATCGACGTCATCATGAAAGATCACAGAAAATACATCAGATG TCTCTACGTATATAACAAGATCGACAGCATCAGTCTCGACTTCCTGAATCAACTCGCCCGTGAACCACATACCGCCGTGATGAGTTGTGAACTAGACCTCGGCGTTCAGGAGGTGGTTGAGCGGATCTGGAAAGAACTTCGTTTGATCAGAATATACACGAAACG gaaaggagaggagcCCGATTTCAGCGAAGCGTTGATTGTACGGAGCAATTCTACCATCGAGGACGTCTGCGATAACGTTCACCGGACGTTGAAAGAATCGTTTAAATATGCTTTGGTGTGGGGTGCAAGTGCGCGGCATATCCCGCAACGAGTGGGATTGGCACATATTGTGgcggatgaggatgtggttTCGATAGTTGCGAAATAA